A region from the Flavobacteriales bacterium genome encodes:
- a CDS encoding GNAT family N-acetyltransferase: MVESVIIEPVHKRDDEGFHNLVRTEHARLSTYFPRTCERCVDVRSTRKYLKEIMEFAGRREYFCFVLREFEGGDPIGAVFLKQFDWTVPKCETAYFIAQPYEKHGLGSMGLIWATDFAFSQLGVNKIFARIVPDNIASIRVAEKCGFEREGTLRHDFRSGEGKLLDVHYYGLTR, translated from the coding sequence ATGGTCGAGTCGGTCATCATCGAACCGGTGCACAAGCGCGATGACGAGGGCTTCCACAACCTCGTGCGCACCGAGCACGCTCGCCTGTCCACCTACTTCCCGCGCACTTGCGAGCGTTGCGTGGACGTGCGCAGTACGCGCAAATACCTCAAGGAGATCATGGAGTTCGCCGGGCGCCGCGAGTACTTCTGCTTCGTGCTGCGCGAGTTCGAAGGTGGCGACCCCATCGGCGCGGTGTTCCTGAAGCAGTTCGACTGGACGGTGCCCAAGTGCGAGACGGCCTACTTCATCGCGCAACCTTACGAGAAGCACGGTCTCGGCAGCATGGGCCTCATCTGGGCCACCGACTTCGCCTTCAGCCAGTTGGGGGTCAACAAGATCTTCGCGCGTATCGTGCCGGACAACATCGCAAGCATCCGCGTAGCCGAAAAGTGCGGCTTCGAGCGCGAGGGCACACTGCGCCACGACTTCCGGAGCGGCGAAGGCAAGTTGCTGGACGTGCACTACTACGGCCTAACCCGCTGA
- a CDS encoding NAD(P)H-dependent oxidoreductase subunit E: protein MSKNISSLSGKDGKELTDPLWERLQQAAAADGAPSTEQLEGIADDFLVGEAITYGTSSFYDFLKAENKGKKAYVCNGSACLVAGTQDKVHHALAKHFKAEEIGHMCCLGRCHENSAFNVGGLNYSGKAIDALDRILSLPPRGRAGDGVNTYPGMDAHHVGTSMAQPILTAPMPSLPEFYALWEQVLKGSSDDVLNEIKTATIRGRGGAGFPMGFKLQACKDAQDTSGNGTPRKYIVCNADEGDPGAFSDRYLLEQRPHLVLLGMMLAGYCVGADTGVLYIRAEYPEAVEIVKQAVSDLEANGWIGSNINGSGVNWRFKVIKAAGAYVCGEETALLNSIEGKRGEVRTRPPYPAQQGLFNRPTVVNNVETLACVPWVVKHGGAAFTKLGSEKSNGSKLVCLDSGFNRPGLYEVECGTPLARVIDELGQGFARPTKALHIGGPLGGIVPLQKINDLSIDFESFQKNGFLLGHASVLSIPASFPMVEYLEHLFAFTAMESCGKCFPCRIGSTRGKELIQGARLHGRKIDRTLFNDLVETMEIGSLCALGGGLPLGVKNALQYFPEELEGYFG from the coding sequence ATGTCGAAGAACATATCCTCACTGAGCGGCAAGGACGGCAAGGAACTGACCGACCCGCTCTGGGAACGCCTGCAGCAGGCCGCTGCTGCGGACGGTGCACCGAGCACCGAACAACTCGAAGGCATCGCCGATGACTTCCTCGTGGGCGAGGCCATCACCTACGGCACCAGCTCGTTCTACGACTTCCTGAAGGCTGAGAACAAGGGCAAGAAGGCGTACGTGTGCAACGGCAGCGCTTGCCTCGTTGCAGGCACGCAGGACAAGGTGCACCACGCGCTGGCGAAGCATTTCAAGGCGGAGGAGATCGGGCACATGTGCTGCTTGGGCCGCTGCCATGAGAACAGCGCGTTCAATGTTGGCGGGCTCAATTATTCGGGCAAGGCGATCGATGCACTTGATCGTATCCTCTCCCTTCCCCCTCGGGGAAGGGCCGGGGATGGGGTCAATACATACCCCGGCATGGACGCCCACCACGTGGGCACCAGCATGGCGCAGCCGATCCTCACTGCGCCGATGCCATCGCTGCCGGAGTTCTACGCCTTGTGGGAACAGGTACTGAAGGGCAGTTCCGATGATGTCCTCAACGAGATCAAAACCGCCACTATCCGTGGGCGCGGCGGCGCTGGCTTCCCGATGGGCTTCAAGCTGCAGGCGTGCAAGGACGCGCAGGACACGTCGGGCAATGGCACACCGCGCAAGTACATCGTATGCAACGCCGACGAAGGCGATCCCGGCGCGTTCAGCGATCGTTACCTGTTGGAGCAACGGCCGCACCTGGTGCTGCTGGGCATGATGCTCGCGGGCTATTGCGTCGGCGCGGACACGGGAGTGCTCTACATCCGTGCTGAATATCCGGAAGCCGTGGAGATCGTGAAGCAGGCCGTGAGCGATCTGGAGGCCAACGGATGGATCGGCAGCAACATCAACGGCAGCGGCGTCAACTGGCGCTTCAAGGTCATCAAGGCAGCCGGTGCCTATGTATGCGGTGAAGAGACCGCATTGCTCAACAGCATCGAAGGCAAGCGCGGCGAAGTGCGCACACGCCCTCCCTACCCGGCGCAACAGGGTTTGTTCAATCGTCCCACGGTGGTGAACAATGTGGAAACACTGGCATGCGTGCCATGGGTGGTGAAGCACGGTGGCGCCGCTTTCACCAAGCTGGGCAGCGAAAAGAGCAACGGCAGCAAGCTCGTCTGCCTCGATAGCGGCTTCAACCGGCCCGGGCTCTACGAAGTGGAGTGCGGCACACCGCTCGCGCGCGTCATCGATGAACTGGGCCAGGGCTTCGCGCGTCCCACCAAGGCGCTGCACATCGGCGGTCCGCTGGGCGGCATCGTGCCGTTGCAGAAGATCAACGATCTCAGCATCGACTTCGAGAGCTTCCAGAAGAACGGCTTCCTGCTGGGCCACGCCAGCGTGCTGAGCATACCGGCCTCGTTCCCGATGGTGGAATACCTGGAGCACCTCTTCGCGTTCACCGCCATGGAGAGCTGCGGCAAGTGCTTCCCGTGCCGCATCGGCAGCACGCGCGGCAAGGAACTCATCCAAGGTGCGCGCCTGCACGGTAGGAAGATCGACCGCACGCTCTTCAACGACCTGGTGGAAACCATGGAGATCGGCAGCCTGTGCGCGCTGGGCGGTGGACTTCCGCTCGGCGTGAAGAACGCGTTGCAGTATTTCCCGGAGGAGCTGGAGGGGTACTTCGGGTGA
- a CDS encoding DUF4175 domain-containing protein, translating into MTSSDYGLLISKLDAFTRKYYKDQLIRGALYSIGLVVAFFLLAALLEHVGHFGSGARTGLFWGYIVLALAVVGRFIVVPLVKLFRLGPVISHNEAATIVGRHFSEVKDKLLNTLQLKEQADNDPGRRAWIEASIAQKSRELSPVPFTAAIDLGRNKRYLRYALPPLAVLAILLFGAPSFTDSTKRLMQPGKEFLPERPFDFVLKTTDLTVPETEDFELELVLTGEVIPQRVDVEVDGNVIPMVRGEGNPSAGSGQANFTHRFRNVLQPIDFNFIANGFSSEDFTLNTIANPLLLDFGLSLDYPDYLGMKDETVMNTGDVTVPAGTRITWNVNTRSAQKLEIAFDDTTFILDPVGSHSLSSGEGRGEAFSAGRRFLQSRSYTMAPKASAPTSKEPLQYRVDVVPDLYPLIAVEEQVDSTAPKRLYFRGDIGDDHGFKRLLFHHRFLEGGDSVVMEDRERVAELNIDPRNLRQEFFHVWDMYPLNIGAGDRIEYYFEVWDNDGVTGSKSARSQTRVWEAPTLKELSETQSEQADAIKQSLQSNIREAQDIQRDLDKLRREMLEKKELDWQDKQKLENVMDRQKQLQQNIERTTEQLRQSQQQRREFSPMDERMLEKQQQIQELFENVLSEEMKELYKQVQELMEKLNKEELQEQVQEMKMSQEDIEKELDRSLELFKQMEVEQKAEDIAEQLEKLAEEQKKLSEESKENESGKDAAKQEEMKAKQDSLNKAFEDVKKQMDELEKKNQELEKPMELPDTQQGEEQIDKEQQESKENLDKKENQKASENQKNAAEQMEQMAFQMKSAAGGQEQEQAEEDMDALRQLLENIVELSHDQENVMNDLNATKSRDPHLVDIGREQKKLRDDAKIVEDSLFALSKRVAQIEAIVNREMNAVNENMDLATDLIGNSRANDRDKPMAAEKQQRAMTSLNNLALLLDEALQQMMQQQNAMKMPGSGQCNKPGGQGQGKGKKPSASKMKAQQEALNKQLEEMRKGQQKGKKPGEKNEGGSKGQPGMSQQLANMAAQQAAIRKEMQRLAQELNKDGSGAGNALNKLAEEMEQTEKDIVNKRIDQETMERQKDIMTRLLEHEKAEREREQDEKRQSSEGRDLSPADPQRYFDYQRRKEREAELLRTMPPGLKPYYRQKVNAYFGSFARP; encoded by the coding sequence ATGACCTCCTCCGACTACGGGCTGCTCATCAGCAAGCTCGACGCCTTCACCCGCAAGTACTACAAGGATCAGCTGATCCGCGGGGCGCTGTACAGCATCGGGCTGGTGGTGGCGTTCTTCCTGTTGGCAGCCTTGCTGGAGCATGTGGGCCACTTCGGCAGCGGAGCGCGCACGGGTTTGTTCTGGGGCTACATCGTGCTGGCGCTTGCTGTTGTGGGCCGCTTCATCGTGGTGCCGTTGGTGAAGCTGTTCCGCCTCGGTCCCGTGATCTCGCACAACGAAGCCGCCACCATCGTGGGCCGCCACTTCAGCGAGGTGAAGGACAAGCTGCTGAACACGCTGCAACTGAAGGAGCAGGCCGATAACGACCCCGGCCGTCGCGCGTGGATCGAAGCCAGCATTGCGCAGAAAAGCCGCGAGCTCTCGCCCGTACCGTTCACCGCCGCCATCGACCTCGGCCGCAACAAACGCTACCTCCGCTACGCCCTGCCGCCGCTGGCCGTGCTGGCCATCCTCCTCTTCGGCGCGCCCAGTTTCACCGACAGCACCAAGCGCTTGATGCAACCCGGCAAGGAATTCCTGCCGGAACGACCGTTCGACTTCGTGCTGAAGACGACCGATCTCACCGTGCCCGAAACGGAAGATTTCGAACTGGAACTGGTGCTCACGGGCGAAGTGATCCCGCAGCGCGTCGACGTGGAAGTGGACGGCAACGTGATCCCCATGGTGCGGGGTGAAGGCAACCCTTCGGCAGGCTCAGGGCAGGCCAACTTCACGCACCGCTTCCGCAACGTGCTGCAACCCATCGACTTCAACTTCATCGCCAACGGGTTCAGCTCGGAGGACTTCACGCTGAACACCATTGCGAACCCGCTGCTGCTCGACTTCGGCCTCTCGCTCGACTACCCCGACTACCTGGGCATGAAGGACGAGACCGTGATGAACACCGGCGACGTCACCGTGCCCGCCGGAACACGCATCACCTGGAACGTGAACACGCGCAGCGCCCAGAAACTGGAGATCGCCTTCGACGACACCACTTTCATCCTCGACCCGGTCGGGTCCCACTCCCTCTCCTCTGGAGAGGGTCGGGGTGAGGCCTTCAGTGCCGGTCGCCGCTTCCTGCAGAGCCGCAGCTACACCATGGCGCCAAAGGCCTCCGCGCCCACCAGCAAGGAACCGCTGCAGTACCGCGTGGACGTGGTGCCGGACCTCTACCCGCTCATCGCCGTGGAGGAACAGGTGGACAGCACCGCACCCAAGCGCCTTTACTTCCGCGGCGACATCGGCGACGACCATGGCTTCAAACGCCTGCTCTTCCACCACCGCTTCCTGGAAGGCGGCGACAGCGTGGTCATGGAGGACCGCGAGCGCGTGGCTGAACTCAACATCGACCCGCGCAACCTGCGGCAGGAGTTCTTCCACGTGTGGGACATGTACCCGCTGAACATCGGTGCCGGCGACCGCATCGAGTACTACTTCGAAGTGTGGGACAACGACGGTGTTACAGGCAGCAAGAGCGCCCGCAGCCAGACGCGCGTGTGGGAAGCACCTACGCTGAAGGAACTCTCCGAAACACAGAGCGAGCAGGCCGACGCCATCAAGCAGAGCCTGCAGAGCAACATCCGCGAAGCGCAGGACATCCAACGCGACCTGGACAAGCTGCGTCGCGAGATGCTGGAGAAGAAAGAGCTCGACTGGCAGGACAAGCAGAAGCTGGAGAACGTGATGGACCGCCAGAAGCAGCTGCAGCAGAACATCGAGCGCACCACCGAGCAGCTGCGCCAGAGCCAGCAGCAGCGCCGCGAGTTCAGTCCCATGGACGAGCGCATGCTGGAAAAGCAGCAACAGATCCAGGAGCTCTTCGAGAACGTGCTGAGCGAAGAGATGAAGGAGCTCTACAAGCAGGTGCAGGAGCTGATGGAGAAGCTCAACAAGGAAGAGCTGCAGGAGCAGGTGCAGGAGATGAAGATGAGCCAGGAGGACATTGAGAAAGAGCTGGACCGCTCGCTGGAGCTCTTCAAGCAGATGGAAGTGGAACAGAAGGCCGAGGACATTGCCGAGCAACTGGAGAAGCTGGCCGAGGAGCAGAAGAAACTTAGCGAGGAGAGCAAGGAGAACGAAAGCGGAAAGGACGCCGCCAAGCAGGAGGAGATGAAGGCCAAGCAGGATTCGCTCAACAAGGCCTTCGAGGACGTGAAGAAGCAGATGGACGAGCTGGAGAAGAAGAACCAGGAGCTGGAGAAGCCGATGGAGCTGCCGGACACTCAACAGGGCGAAGAGCAGATAGACAAGGAGCAGCAGGAGAGCAAGGAGAACCTGGACAAGAAGGAGAACCAGAAGGCCAGCGAGAACCAGAAGAACGCCGCGGAACAGATGGAACAGATGGCCTTCCAGATGAAGAGCGCAGCCGGCGGTCAGGAACAGGAACAGGCCGAGGAGGACATGGACGCGCTACGGCAGCTCCTGGAGAACATCGTGGAGCTGAGCCACGACCAGGAGAACGTGATGAACGATCTCAACGCAACAAAGAGCCGCGACCCGCACCTGGTGGACATCGGTCGCGAGCAGAAGAAGCTGCGTGATGATGCCAAGATCGTTGAGGACTCCCTCTTCGCGCTGAGCAAACGCGTGGCACAGATCGAAGCCATCGTGAACCGCGAGATGAACGCGGTGAACGAGAACATGGACCTGGCCACCGACCTCATCGGCAACAGCCGTGCGAACGACCGCGACAAACCCATGGCCGCCGAGAAGCAGCAGCGCGCCATGACCTCGCTGAACAACCTGGCGCTGCTCCTGGACGAAGCGCTGCAACAGATGATGCAGCAGCAGAACGCCATGAAGATGCCCGGCAGTGGCCAATGCAACAAGCCGGGCGGCCAGGGACAGGGCAAAGGCAAGAAGCCCAGCGCGAGCAAGATGAAGGCCCAGCAGGAGGCCCTCAACAAGCAGTTGGAGGAGATGCGCAAGGGCCAGCAGAAAGGCAAGAAGCCCGGCGAGAAGAACGAAGGCGGCAGCAAAGGCCAGCCCGGCATGAGCCAGCAGCTGGCCAACATGGCGGCGCAGCAGGCTGCTATCCGCAAGGAGATGCAGCGCCTGGCCCAGGAGCTGAACAAGGACGGCAGTGGCGCCGGCAACGCCCTGAACAAGCTGGCCGAGGAGATGGAGCAGACCGAGAAGGACATCGTGAACAAACGCATCGACCAGGAGACCATGGAGCGCCAGAAGGACATCATGACCCGCCTGCTGGAGCACGAGAAGGCCGAGCGCGAACGCGAGCAGGACGAGAAGCGCCAGAGCTCCGAAGGCCGCGACCTGTCGCCCGCCGACCCCCAGCGCTACTTCGACTACCAGCGCCGCAAGGAGCGCGAGGCCGAATTGTTGCGAACAATGCCCCCGGGATTGAAGCCGTACTACCGCCAGAAGGTCAATGCCTATTTCGGTAGCTTCGCCCGACCCTAG
- a CDS encoding ATP-binding protein, which yields MEDVEYTERIDFPSKAENIALVEKLIDDVCAKHNVHESHYGNILIALTEAVNNAIHHGNSLDPSKTVTVGCRGGHGKVTFYVKDQGPGFDHDTLPDPTEPQNIEKPHGRGVFLMRALADMVAFDDNGATVAMTFSTQPQQ from the coding sequence ATGGAGGACGTCGAGTACACCGAACGCATCGATTTCCCGAGCAAGGCCGAGAACATCGCACTGGTGGAGAAGCTCATCGACGACGTGTGCGCCAAGCACAACGTGCACGAGAGCCACTACGGCAACATCCTCATCGCCCTCACCGAGGCGGTGAACAACGCCATCCACCACGGCAACAGCTTGGACCCGTCCAAGACCGTTACTGTGGGCTGCCGCGGCGGCCATGGCAAGGTCACCTTCTATGTGAAGGACCAGGGCCCCGGCTTCGACCACGACACCCTGCCCGACCCCACAGAGCCCCAGAACATCGAGAAGCCCCACGGCCGTGGCGTGTTCCTGATGCGGGCCCTGGCCGATATGGTGGCCTTCGACGACAATGGCGCGACAGTGGCCATGACCTTCAGCACGCAGCCGCAGCAGTAG
- the ybeY gene encoding rRNA maturation RNase YbeY, giving the protein MIAFQFDGVPDAFRHRTALRRWLTTVAQREGRTIAQLTYVLLTDKALLTYNRQYLQHDEYTDIITFDTRFVMVSQSNQDKAIHGDILISYDRVKENAATYGVSAQHELHRVMVHGLLHLCGHGDKTDKQRAAMRGLEDKYLRLLR; this is encoded by the coding sequence ATGATCGCTTTCCAGTTCGATGGTGTGCCGGATGCCTTCCGGCACCGCACCGCGTTGCGCCGCTGGCTCACCACCGTGGCCCAGCGCGAGGGCCGCACCATTGCGCAGCTCACCTACGTGCTCCTCACGGACAAAGCCCTGCTCACGTACAACCGCCAGTACCTGCAGCACGACGAGTACACGGACATCATCACGTTCGATACACGCTTTGTCATGGTGAGCCAGTCGAACCAAGACAAAGCGATCCACGGCGACATCCTCATCAGCTACGACCGGGTGAAGGAGAACGCCGCCACCTACGGCGTGAGCGCCCAACACGAGCTGCACCGCGTGATGGTGCACGGCCTGCTGCACCTCTGCGGCCATGGCGATAAGACCGACAAGCAGCGCGCGGCCATGCGTGGGTTGGAGGACAAGTACCTGAGGCTGTTGAGGTGA
- a CDS encoding type II toxin-antitoxin system RelE/ParE family toxin gives MSLRPVFRPAAREDVAEGYAWYEARREGLGDAFLLEVQRCLAVVLRTPSAFRKVHKEFRQALMDRFPYVIVYRVADEHVVVMRVFHCSQHPAKKFRKKRK, from the coding sequence ATGAGCTTGCGCCCGGTTTTCCGGCCAGCGGCACGCGAGGATGTCGCTGAGGGATATGCATGGTACGAAGCACGGCGCGAGGGACTGGGCGATGCGTTCCTCCTGGAAGTGCAGCGCTGTCTCGCGGTGGTATTGCGCACCCCCTCAGCCTTCAGGAAGGTGCACAAGGAATTCAGGCAAGCATTGATGGACCGGTTCCCCTATGTGATCGTTTACCGCGTTGCCGATGAACATGTCGTCGTCATGCGCGTGTTCCACTGCAGCCAGCATCCCGCGAAGAAGTTCAGGAAGAAGCGCAAATAG
- a CDS encoding helix-turn-helix transcriptional regulator yields the protein MAKRATYAERLGKRLLALRKAACLSQKEVGLALGLEPYEMSRYEHGDAQLPFQVALAVAKWFGLNVAVLDPDIPLAEEHLLMLVRKAFGSNRGQAQST from the coding sequence ATGGCCAAGCGCGCCACTTATGCGGAACGATTAGGCAAGCGCCTATTGGCACTGCGCAAGGCGGCTTGCCTGTCGCAAAAGGAAGTCGGTCTGGCACTGGGCTTGGAGCCGTACGAGATGAGCCGCTACGAGCATGGCGATGCGCAGCTCCCCTTCCAGGTGGCGCTGGCGGTGGCCAAGTGGTTCGGCTTGAACGTTGCAGTGCTCGACCCTGATATTCCCTTGGCCGAAGAGCATCTGCTGATGCTGGTGCGCAAGGCTTTCGGGAGCAATAGGGGCCAGGCACAGAGCACATAA
- a CDS encoding transposase, with amino-acid sequence MRKSRFTETQIIAMLREHEAGKKVSDVCREHGVSQPTFYQWKAKYSGLDANQLKEFKELKAKYARLEKMYTEAQMDRQVLKEIIEGKL; translated from the coding sequence ATGAGAAAGAGCAGATTCACCGAGACGCAGATCATTGCGATGCTGCGCGAGCATGAGGCAGGCAAGAAGGTCTCGGACGTGTGCCGGGAACATGGCGTGAGCCAGCCGACGTTCTACCAGTGGAAGGCCAAGTACAGCGGCCTGGACGCCAACCAGCTCAAGGAGTTCAAGGAGCTGAAGGCCAAGTATGCGCGCCTTGAGAAGATGTACACCGAGGCCCAGATGGACCGCCAGGTGCTCAAGGAGATCATCGAGGGAAAGTTGTAG
- a CDS encoding IS3 family transposase, whose product MRRLVEQRQYSERRACKLLNLSASVYRYAPKEKNDAEVIEHMMRVVDQNPTWGFGLTFDQMVTEGTGANHKRVHRLYKEADLHLRRRTKRRVPERVKDPIVLPIGPNITWSMDFMSDALVTGRKYRTFNVIDDFNREALCIAVDTSLPAARVIRELDQLIAWRGKPERLRMDNGPEFIAHAMQEWATSNGIAFTYIQPGMPMQNGLVERFNKTYRTEVLNAWIFERLDQVRTITQEWMWRYNNQRPHRSLLRLSPRAFLLKCGQLPAHYTGSRADFPTVQQDIHNTTTLKSTFTNRCA is encoded by the coding sequence GTGCGCCGACTGGTCGAACAGCGCCAGTACAGCGAACGCCGGGCCTGCAAGCTGTTGAACTTGAGTGCGAGCGTGTATCGCTATGCGCCCAAGGAGAAGAACGATGCGGAAGTGATCGAGCACATGATGCGAGTGGTGGATCAGAACCCCACATGGGGGTTCGGTCTGACCTTCGACCAGATGGTCACTGAGGGGACCGGGGCCAACCACAAGCGGGTGCACAGGCTCTACAAGGAGGCGGACCTGCACTTGCGCAGGCGTACGAAGCGCCGGGTGCCCGAGCGGGTGAAGGACCCGATCGTGCTGCCCATCGGCCCGAACATCACTTGGAGCATGGACTTCATGAGCGATGCGCTGGTGACCGGTCGCAAGTACCGCACTTTCAACGTGATCGATGACTTCAACCGGGAAGCCTTGTGCATAGCGGTCGACACCTCTCTGCCTGCTGCACGCGTGATCCGTGAGCTGGACCAGCTGATCGCCTGGCGTGGTAAGCCCGAACGCCTTCGCATGGACAATGGCCCGGAGTTCATCGCACACGCCATGCAGGAATGGGCCACATCCAACGGGATCGCCTTCACCTACATCCAGCCGGGCATGCCCATGCAGAACGGCTTGGTCGAGCGCTTCAACAAAACGTACCGGACCGAAGTGCTCAATGCGTGGATCTTCGAACGCCTGGACCAAGTACGCACCATCACGCAAGAGTGGATGTGGCGCTATAACAACCAGCGCCCGCACAGGTCGTTGCTGCGCTTATCGCCCCGTGCGTTCCTGTTGAAATGTGGACAACTCCCTGCCCACTACACAGGCTCACGCGCGGACTTCCCCACAGTTCAACAGGACATCCACAACACCACCACACTCAAAAGTACCTTTACAAACCGCTGCGCCTAA
- a CDS encoding type II toxin-antitoxin system RelE/ParE family toxin, with translation MSYELRIKAVAIRQAAEAYAYYQRQVPGLGERFIAALIDGYETLRSNPSFQVRKAPYRYWKLRKFPYRLIYEVQDNTVVVYQVRHVKRRAHPKYGP, from the coding sequence ATGAGCTATGAACTCCGGATCAAAGCAGTGGCCATACGGCAAGCCGCAGAGGCCTATGCGTACTACCAACGCCAAGTCCCAGGACTTGGGGAGCGTTTTATCGCAGCACTGATCGACGGCTATGAGACCCTGCGCTCCAACCCGTCATTCCAAGTGCGCAAAGCGCCTTACCGCTATTGGAAGCTGCGCAAGTTCCCTTACCGCCTGATCTATGAGGTACAGGACAACACGGTAGTGGTTTACCAAGTACGGCACGTGAAGCGAAGGGCGCATCCCAAGTACGGGCCTTAG
- a CDS encoding DUF433 domain-containing protein: MAAPAGGAACGAGALWEGGVWVQGDRGLAIGLAGAYLRTHGVSGSITIAPERRFGKPCVRFTRIAVYDVIGWLAAGMSNARIMEDFPQLTEQDSRACLAFAAEREHTLRRAS; the protein is encoded by the coding sequence ATGGCCGCGCCTGCAGGTGGCGCTGCCTGCGGTGCTGGAGCACTTTGGGAAGGAGGGGTATGGGTTCAAGGCGATAGGGGGTTAGCCATAGGGTTGGCAGGGGCCTATCTCCGCACGCATGGAGTATCGGGATCAATAACCATCGCCCCGGAGCGCCGCTTCGGCAAGCCGTGCGTGCGCTTTACGCGCATCGCGGTTTACGACGTGATCGGTTGGTTGGCCGCTGGCATGAGCAACGCGCGGATCATGGAGGATTTCCCGCAGTTGACCGAGCAGGATAGCCGTGCATGCCTGGCCTTTGCTGCTGAACGGGAGCACACCCTGCGCCGCGCGTCGTGA
- a CDS encoding polysaccharide deacetylase family protein, whose protein sequence is MYLARTPRLARLLLGSRLWRMPAEEKALYLTFDDGPVPEATPWVLDQLKAHDAKATFFCIGKNIEANPQLFQRVKAEGHVIGNHTWDHCNGRDTATPTYLGSVERCQKLTGTELFRPPYGRLMPAQARALRDHYTVVMWGVLSGDFDTRIDGARATRNVLKHAGPGAIVVFHDSVKAWPRLQVALPAVLEHFGKEGYGFKAIGG, encoded by the coding sequence ATGTACCTCGCACGGACCCCCCGCCTTGCGAGACTGCTGCTCGGGAGCCGGCTGTGGCGTATGCCCGCGGAGGAGAAGGCCCTGTACCTCACTTTCGATGATGGGCCCGTGCCCGAGGCCACGCCGTGGGTGCTGGATCAGCTGAAGGCGCACGACGCCAAGGCCACCTTCTTCTGCATCGGCAAGAACATCGAGGCGAACCCACAACTGTTCCAGCGCGTGAAGGCCGAAGGCCATGTCATCGGCAACCACACGTGGGACCACTGCAACGGTCGCGACACCGCGACTCCCACCTACTTAGGGAGCGTGGAGCGCTGCCAGAAGCTCACCGGCACGGAGCTCTTCCGCCCGCCCTACGGCCGCTTGATGCCCGCCCAAGCGCGCGCCCTGCGCGACCACTACACCGTGGTGATGTGGGGCGTCCTAAGCGGCGATTTCGATACGCGCATCGACGGCGCCCGCGCCACCCGCAACGTGCTGAAGCATGCCGGCCCCGGCGCCATCGTGGTGTTCCATGACAGTGTGAAGGCATGGCCGCGCCTGCAGGTGGCGCTGCCTGCGGTGCTGGAGCACTTTGGGAAGGAGGGGTATGGGTTCAAGGCGATAGGGGGTTAG